A stretch of the Poseidonibacter parvus genome encodes the following:
- a CDS encoding tetrahydrodipicolinate N-succinyltransferase N-terminal domain-containing protein — MANTKEEFKQLIEDVQSQDWYRNPIGFGIARIDRGQLDSSKVLQATFPIINWNENFGSAAVLLNALKIAGENVDTKGTELVCNISDVFLEECVKAFSPYISEAKGEDHKNVQVISTLASLPIDSGFTADDYKAVFIFEDENAQSVETSYLKLYALSTGKAAIRSLNLNGIFGQLHNVAWTGSTPIELDWLRANEIALKLSGKYPTIDMVDKFPRFLSHVIPADNTRILETSKVRMGAQLAAGTTVMPGAAYINFNAGTEGSVMVEGRISSSAVVGAGSDVGGGASILGVLSGTDGVPVSIGENTLLGANSCTGTAIGDACILDAGVTILPGTKITLSEKAVAAIAEANPEKEIKTLMRGMDFLGVNGVHFRQNSVNGQIIAMRSTREIKLNADLH; from the coding sequence ATGGCTAACACTAAAGAAGAATTTAAACAATTAATAGAAGACGTACAATCACAAGACTGGTATAGAAACCCAATTGGATTTGGTATTGCAAGAATAGATAGAGGTCAATTAGACTCATCTAAAGTATTACAAGCAACTTTCCCAATCATTAACTGGAACGAAAACTTTGGAAGTGCAGCTGTTTTATTAAATGCACTTAAAATTGCTGGAGAAAATGTTGATACAAAAGGTACTGAACTTGTTTGTAATATTTCTGATGTATTTTTAGAAGAATGTGTTAAAGCATTTAGTCCTTATATATCTGAAGCAAAAGGTGAAGACCATAAAAATGTTCAAGTTATTTCAACACTTGCATCTTTACCAATTGATTCTGGATTTACTGCTGATGATTACAAAGCTGTATTTATTTTTGAAGATGAAAATGCACAATCGGTTGAAACTTCATATTTAAAATTATATGCATTATCAACTGGAAAAGCAGCAATTCGATCTTTAAATCTAAATGGAATCTTTGGTCAATTACATAATGTTGCTTGGACTGGTAGTACACCAATTGAATTAGATTGGTTAAGAGCAAATGAAATTGCATTAAAATTATCAGGTAAATATCCTACTATTGATATGGTTGATAAATTCCCAAGATTCTTATCTCATGTAATTCCTGCAGATAATACAAGAATTCTAGAAACTTCAAAAGTTAGAATGGGTGCACAATTAGCAGCAGGAACTACTGTAATGCCAGGTGCTGCATACATTAACTTTAATGCTGGAACTGAAGGTTCTGTAATGGTTGAAGGAAGAATTTCTTCATCTGCTGTTGTTGGTGCTGGTTCTGATGTTGGTGGTGGAGCTTCTATTTTAGGTGTTCTTTCAGGAACTGATGGAGTACCTGTTTCTATTGGTGAAAATACATTATTAGGTGCAAATTCTTGTACGGGTACTGCTATTGGAGATGCTTGTATCTTAGATGCAGGTGTAACTATTTTACCAGGAACAAAAATAACATTATCTGAAAAAGCAGTTGCTGCAATCGCAGAAGCTAATCCAGAAAAAGAAATCAAAACTCTAATGAGAGGTATGGATTTCTTAGGTGTTAATGGTGTTCACTTTAGACAAAACTCTGTAAATGGTCAAATTATTGCAATGAGATCAACAAGAGAAATCAAATTAAACGCTGACTTACACTAA
- a CDS encoding type II toxin-antitoxin system RelE/ParE family toxin produces MNQFEVIWTNSAQFDLESIIEYIKIDSLSIAKKIFFEIKEECNSLYTFPKRKRIVPELQQIGILKYREIIYKRWRIIYKFDDKKVYILLVVDSSRNLEDVLFQRLLKTK; encoded by the coding sequence ATGAACCAATTTGAAGTGATATGGACAAATAGTGCCCAATTTGATTTAGAATCAATTATTGAATACATTAAAATTGATAGTTTAAGTATTGCAAAGAAAATATTTTTTGAAATTAAAGAAGAGTGTAATAGTTTATATACTTTTCCAAAAAGAAAAAGAATTGTACCCGAGTTACAGCAAATAGGTATTTTAAAATATAGAGAAATTATATATAAAAGATGGCGAATAATATATAAATTTGATGATAAAAAAGTATATATTTTATTAGTAGTAGATTCAAGTAGAAATTTAGAAGATGTACTATTTCAAAGATTACTTAAAACAAAATGA
- a CDS encoding type II toxin-antitoxin system Phd/YefM family antitoxin codes for MHLSQDIKPISYLKTKTADIINSVNENQRTIIITQNGEAKAVVQDIKTYENLQNSLNLLKLIVQSENDIENNNTTKQEKMFDNLEHKLFG; via the coding sequence ATGCATTTGAGTCAAGATATAAAACCAATTAGTTATTTAAAAACAAAAACAGCTGATATTATAAATAGTGTAAATGAAAATCAAAGAACTATAATCATAACGCAAAATGGTGAGGCTAAAGCAGTTGTTCAAGATATTAAAACTTATGAAAACTTACAGAATTCTTTAAATTTATTAAAATTAATTGTTCAAAGTGAAAATGATATCGAGAACAATAATACAACAAAACAAGAAAAAATGTTTGATAATTTAGAGCATAAGCTATTTGGATAA
- a CDS encoding PhoX family protein, translated as MNTPLSKNHPMSPNGQDSISKNNSNSLSLEEIIESRVSRRTLIKGSLALVAGSFLGLNSTAHASNKNSISNAVANALLDFNPVPKNLNDVVTIPEGYSIDVLYRLGDPINNFTSEYKNDGTDTDFNNRAGDHHDGMFYFGMNDEGTAKDLNNSNRGLLCMNHENITEIFLHTEKEWDNYDRTSRTAAQIDKEVSAHGVSVIEIKKGKNGFNLNKNSVFNKRITAQTPIDINGPLQNHDLVKTKYSKDGSQTRGTLNNCASGLTPWGTYLTCEENWAGYFKRSNSTLLSDKKAASTQNRYMGSKESDGSYGWANSKTNNDLYDRWNIIPNAKQANEDYRNAANTFGWVVEIDPFNPTMTPRKRTALGRMGHEGAMPGNVKEGEPLVYYMGDDSKGEYVYKYVSRLKWNEKDRNGGLDIGNKYLDDGKLFVAKFNEDGSGEWLELSMSNEDIKSYKKYSFDDLGDLLVNTRHAADAVGATPMDRPEWAGVHPNTGDIYVTLTNNSKRGNSMQLDASNPRYYSDTKNSSSRDGNVNGQIMRIQELENNPSASTFNWDIYLFGAQADANGNINISKLTDDNDFSSPDGLYFSQASKGLMWLQTDDSAYTDVSNCMMLAALPGKHNDGGSKQITNKNVPTNNNQDETITTKVGAEASTKNLKRFLVGPKECEITGIAETPDGKTIFVNIQHPGEKTKDLKNASLYGSNWPDKGTARPRSATVVITKNDNGIVGS; from the coding sequence ATGAATACTCCACTTAGTAAAAATCATCCAATGTCACCAAATGGTCAAGATTCAATTTCTAAAAACAATTCAAATAGTCTATCATTAGAAGAAATTATTGAATCTAGAGTTTCTAGAAGAACCTTAATAAAAGGAAGTTTAGCACTTGTTGCAGGAAGTTTCTTAGGTTTAAATTCAACAGCACATGCTAGTAATAAAAATAGTATTTCAAATGCAGTAGCAAATGCCCTATTAGATTTTAATCCAGTGCCAAAAAACTTAAATGATGTAGTTACAATACCTGAAGGTTATAGCATAGATGTATTATATAGATTAGGTGATCCTATAAATAACTTTACTTCTGAGTATAAAAATGATGGAACAGATACAGACTTTAATAATAGAGCTGGAGATCATCATGATGGAATGTTTTATTTTGGAATGAATGATGAAGGAACAGCAAAAGATTTAAATAATTCTAATAGAGGATTATTATGTATGAATCATGAAAATATTACAGAGATATTTTTACATACTGAAAAAGAATGGGATAATTACGATAGAACAAGTAGAACAGCTGCACAAATAGATAAAGAAGTATCAGCTCATGGTGTATCAGTTATTGAAATCAAAAAAGGTAAAAATGGCTTTAATTTAAATAAAAATTCAGTTTTTAATAAAAGAATTACTGCACAAACTCCAATAGATATTAACGGTCCTTTACAAAATCATGATTTAGTAAAAACTAAATACTCAAAAGATGGTTCACAAACAAGAGGAACTTTAAATAACTGTGCTAGTGGATTAACTCCATGGGGAACTTATCTTACATGTGAAGAAAATTGGGCGGGATATTTTAAAAGATCTAATAGTACTTTATTATCTGATAAAAAAGCAGCTAGTACACAAAATAGATATATGGGATCAAAAGAGTCAGATGGCTCTTATGGTTGGGCAAATTCTAAAACTAATAATGATCTTTATGATAGATGGAATATTATTCCTAATGCAAAACAAGCAAATGAAGATTACAGAAATGCAGCAAATACATTTGGTTGGGTAGTTGAAATTGATCCTTTTAACCCAACAATGACTCCTAGAAAAAGAACAGCACTTGGAAGAATGGGACATGAAGGTGCAATGCCAGGAAATGTAAAAGAAGGAGAACCTTTAGTTTATTATATGGGTGATGATTCAAAAGGTGAATATGTTTATAAATATGTATCAAGATTAAAATGGAATGAAAAAGATAGAAATGGTGGATTAGATATTGGAAATAAATACTTAGATGATGGAAAACTTTTTGTTGCAAAGTTTAATGAAGATGGTTCAGGAGAGTGGTTAGAACTTTCAATGTCAAATGAAGATATTAAATCTTATAAAAAATATTCATTTGATGATTTAGGAGATTTATTAGTAAATACTAGACATGCAGCTGATGCAGTAGGAGCAACTCCAATGGACAGACCAGAATGGGCAGGAGTTCATCCAAACACAGGAGATATCTACGTAACATTAACTAATAATTCAAAAAGAGGAAATAGTATGCAATTAGATGCATCAAATCCAAGATATTATTCTGATACAAAAAATAGTTCTTCAAGAGATGGAAATGTTAATGGTCAAATAATGAGAATTCAAGAGCTAGAAAATAATCCAAGTGCAAGCACTTTTAACTGGGATATTTATTTATTTGGTGCACAAGCTGATGCTAATGGAAATATAAATATTTCAAAACTAACAGATGATAATGACTTTTCAAGTCCTGATGGATTATATTTTAGTCAGGCTTCAAAAGGGTTAATGTGGCTACAAACTGATGATAGTGCTTATACAGATGTCTCAAACTGTATGATGCTTGCTGCTCTTCCTGGAAAACACAATGATGGAGGAAGTAAACAAATCACAAATAAAAATGTTCCTACAAATAATAATCAAGATGAAACAATAACTACAAAAGTAGGAGCAGAAGCTTCTACTAAAAATCTAAAAAGATTTTTAGTTGGTCCAAAAGAGTGTGAGATTACTGGAATTGCTGAAACTCCTGATGGAAAAACAATCTTTGTAAATATCCAACACCCAGGTGAAAAAACTAAAGATTTAAAGAATGCATCATTATATGGAAGTAATTGGCCAGATAAAGGAACAGCTAGGCCTAGGTCTGCTACTGTTGTTATTACAAAAAATGATAATGGAATTGTTGGTTCATAA